A window of Mytilus edulis chromosome 10, xbMytEdul2.2, whole genome shotgun sequence contains these coding sequences:
- the LOC139492230 gene encoding uncharacterized protein, which produces MSMKQKYTNMMSKRFHTRPLGHIVPESRVELQVEKALFKTNMRLLSDMITTERYPKSLYSPYYQQEQTHNLQKRLFQTRSERLRKVNDAEYQAKYTTTIQDRVVSADQTRLDTLRLLQYQTPICDRHYRHDRMTNNNAHCDVLGPYYCTDCIQLKKRKTSAKTHQNNFPNIEVHPRSLVAPDKIDRVLMSREKLLLNGYMSPVMKPEIQATYDENVYLPVYTENEIHERLRNSLRDKSSCSSPRSPRSPLTTYRSSVPKVLSASSSTLPLEMKVSVTFAPNKW; this is translated from the coding sequence ATGAGTATGAAACAGAAGTATACCAATATGATGTCCAAAAGATTTCATACTCGACCACTCGGACATATTGTACCAGAAAGCAGGGTTGAACTTCAAGTGGAGAAGGCTCTTTTTAAAACTAACATGCGTTTGCTCTCTGACATGATCACCACTGAAAGATATCCCAAGTCCTTATATAGTCCCTATTATCAACAGGAACAGACACATAATTTACAAAAGCGTCTTTTTCAGACGAGAAGTGAAAGACTTCGCAAAGTAAACGATGCTGAGTACCAGgctaaatacacaacaacaatTCAAGACAGGGTTGTAAGTGCCGATCAAACAAGGCTCGATACATTACGATTGCTTCAATATCAAACACCCATTTGTGACAGGCATTATAGACATGATCGAATGACAAATAATAATGCGCACTGTGATGTGTTAGGTCCATATTATTGTACAGACTGTATTCagttaaaaaagagaaaaacaagcGCAAAAACTCATCAGAACAATTTTCCAAACATTGAAGTGCATCCAAGAAGTCTTGTAGCTCCAGACAAAATTGACAGAGTTCTTATGTCAAGAGAAAAACTATTACTGAACGGTTATATGTCTCCTGTTATGAAACCCGAAATCCAAGCGACTTACGATGAAAATGTTTATCTTCCAGTTTATACCGAAAACGAGATACACGAAAGACTTCGCAATTCGCTTAGAGATAAAAGTTCATGCAGTTCACCTCGGAGTCCAAGGTCACCTTTGACAACATACCGAAGTTCAGTACCAAAAGTACTGTCTGCATCATCTAGTACTTTACCTTTGGAGATGAAAGTATCTGTGACGTTTGCACCAAATAAATGGTAA
- the LOC139491675 gene encoding glycogen phosphorylase, muscle form-like, with the protein MAAKKPAQDHERRKQISIRGIAPVENVCNIKNSFNRHLHYTLVKDRDVATSWDYYEALAHVVRDHLVGRWIRTHQHYYREDPKRVYYLSMEFYMGRTLNNTMVNLGLENACDEAMYQLGLDIEELEEVEGDAGLGNGGLGRLAACFMDSLSTLGIAAYGYGIRYDYGIFEQKINNGWQTEEPDEWLKFGNPWERARPEYLLPVKFYGRVQQSDKGSKWVDTQLVYAMAYDTPIPGFNNNTVNTMRLWSAKAPNSFNLQFFNSGEYMQAVCDRNLAENISKVLYPNDNIFEGKELRLKQEYFLVSASLQDIIRRYKHSKAGREKNDFECFPDKAAIQLNDTHPSLVIPELMRLLVDEECLAWNKAWDIVVKTCAYTNHTLLPEALERWSVALIEKLLPRHLQIIFAINHLFLEQVKLRWPGDIDRVRRMSMVEENGEKRINMAFLSIVGTHATNGVARIHSELLKTNVFRDFYEMFPERFQNKTNGITPRRWLLMCNPGLSELLSTKLDSDWTTNLDKLQQLKKYCNDEKILNDLMTIKLYNKTKLATYLKATCNIVVNVSTMFDIQVKRIHEYKRQLLNCLHIITMYNRLKRKKTEGFVPRTVMIGGKAAPGYHVAKLIIKLVNNIANVVNNDPQTSGWLQVVFLENYRVSLAEKIVPAADLSEQISTAGTEASGTGNMKFMLNGAMTIGTLDGANVEMREEVGEDNFFLFGMTVDEVENIKKEGYYSKMYYDKNTELKEALDQINDGTFSPEDTGLFRDLYNSLVFDDRFCLLKDYQSYIECQQRVNDLYLQPLEWARKCLLNIAASGKFSSDRTIVEYARDIWGVDPSELKLPAPHENSGTEL; encoded by the exons ATGGCGGCCAAGAAACCCGCTCAGGATCATGAGCGACGAAAACAAATAAGTATTAGAGGGATTGCACCAGTTGAAAATGTTTGTAACATTAAAAATTCTTTCAATAGACATCTGCATTATACTTTGGTTAAAGATCGCGATGTGGCCACATCATGGGACTATTACGAAGCTTTAGCACATGTTGTTCGAGATCACTTGGTCGGCAGATGGATAAGAACACACCAGCATTACTATCGAGAGGACCCAAAGCGAGTATATTATTTATCAATGGAGTTTTACATGGGCAGAACGTTAAATAATACAATGGTCAATCTAGGCCTAGAAAACGCATGTGATGAAGCAATGTATCAGCTTGGGTTAGATATAGAAGAACTAGAGGAAGTTGAAGGAGATGCTGGATTAGGAAATGGTGGACTTGGACGATTGGCTGCTTGTTTTATGGATTCTCTCTCTACACTAGGAATAGCAGCATATGGTTATGGAATCCGTTATGATTATGGCATCTTTGAACAAAAGATAAACAATGGATGGCAAACAGAAGAGCCAGATGAATGGTTAAAGTTTGGAAATCCGTGGGAACGTGCAAGGCCAGAATATTTACTTCCAGTCAAATTCTACGGGCGTGTTCAACAATCAGACAAAGGCAGCAAATGGGTTGATACACAGCTTGTATATGCCATGGCTTACGACACACCTATTCCAGGTTTTAATAACAATACTGTCAACACAATGCGTCTTTGGTCCGCAAAAGCTCCAAACAGCTTCAATCTGCAATTTTTCAACAGTGGCGAGTATATGCAAGCGGTTTGTGATAGAAATTTGGCCGAGAACATAAGTAAAGTTTTGTATCCAAATGACAATATATTTGAAGGGAAAGAATTAAGGTTGAAACAAGAATATTTCCTGGTCTCAGCATCCTTGCAGGATATTATTCGACGGTACAAACATTCAAAAGCGGGGCGAGAAAAAAATGACTTTGAATGTTTTCCAGATAAAGCCGCTATCCAGTTGAACGATACACACCCATCGTTGGTTATTCCAGAACTAATGCGGCTTCTTGTTGATGAAGAATGTCTTGCATGGAACAAAGCTTGGGATATCGTTGTGAAAACATGTGCTTACACAAACCATACCCTCCTTCCAGAAGCCCTTGAACGTTGGTCGGTGGCCTTAATAGAGAAATTACTTCCACGTCATTTGCAGATTATTTTTGCTATTAACCATCTTTTCTTAGAACAAGTTAAACTCCGTTGGCCTGGTGATATAGATAGGGTTAGGAGAATGTCTATGGTCGAAGAAAACGGTGAGAAAAGAATCAATATGGCGTTTTTATCTATTGTTGGAACGCACGCAACAAACGGTGTTGCTCGCATCCATTCTGAACTTCTGAAAACCAATGTTTTTCGTGATTTTTATGAGATGTTTCCAGAACGATTTCAGAATAAAACGAATGGAATAACTCCTCGTCGCTGGCTTCTGATGTGTAACCCTGGACTCTCAGAGTTGTTATCTACGAAGTTAGACAGTGACTGGACCACAAACTTAGACAAACTACAGCaattaaaaaagtattgcaacgATGAAAAAATTCTAAATGATCTTATGACaattaaattatacaataaaacaaaGCTGGCAACTTATCTGAAAGCAACCTGTAATATTGTGGTAAACGTGTCTACCATGTTCGATATTCAAGTAAAAAGAATTCATGAGTACAAGCGCCAGCTGTTAAATTGTCTTCATATAATAACTATGTACAACAGATTGAAGCGCAAGAAGACCGAGGGTTTTGTCCCAAGAACTGTCATGATTGGAGGGAAAGCTGCCCCAGGCTATCATGTTGCTAAATTAATAATCAAACTAGTCAACAATATTGCAAATGTAGTCAATAATGATCCACAAACGAGTGGGTGGTTGCAGGTTGTGTTCCTTGAAAACTACCGTGTCTCACTTGCTGAAAAGATCGTACCCGCTGCAGACCTTAGTGAGCAGATTTCAACAGCTGGAACTGAAGCTTCTGGCACAGGAAATATGAAATTCATGTTAAATGGTGCCATGACTATTGGAACTCTTGATGGGGCAAACGTAGAAATGAGAGAAGAAGTTGGAGAAGataatttctttcttttcgggatGACAGTGGATGAAGtggaaaatataaagaaggaAGGATACTACTCTAAAATGTATtatgacaaaaatactgagctcaaAGAAGCTCTTGATCAAATCAACGATGGCACTTTTTCTCCAGAGGACACTGGCTTGTTTAGAGATCTTTATAACAGCTTGGTGTTTGACGACAG gttttgtCTGCTGAAAGACTACCAGTCTTACATAGAATGTCAACAGCGTGTAAACGACCTCTATCTACAGCCATTAGAGTGGGCCCGCAAATGTCTGCTCAATATAGCTGCTTCAGGAAAATTCTCCAGTGATAGGACCATCGTAGAGTATGCCAGAGACATATGGGGTGTAGATCCTAGCGAACTAAAATTACCTGCACCTCACGAAAATTCAGGAACTGAACTgtag